The DNA window acaaaacaaaatacaatagATAGAGGCGGAGATAGAGAAGGAGGCGAGAAAAAAAGATGCGAAAGATAGAGGAATTGAACACAAAGGAGGCGTGGTGcgggggggagagaggagaaggagaggtcATTTTAGGTGAGGAGGGGCAGCGGACGGAGAGAGGCGGCGGAAACAATAAGAGACCGTGTGAGAGTAAACAGAAGAGTCAGCAACAGAGAGAACGGTCATAATAACACCACAGCAGTGAGCACTCGGTCCGGGGAAGGATATTAAGAAGGTGCCTCAATGTGAAAGGCCAAATTGATAACGATCTAATGATTTTAATGAAGTGGTGCTGACAACAGGTGCGGAATGTTTTCAGATCTGACCGACCAACAAATAACTCGGGGAACTGTAGGTGATTAGTTCGTGGTTGCTAATGAATGTGATATTCAGCGCATCAGCAAACACGCGTGTATATCTGTAGGTCTCTGTGCACATACACTGacaaaacaccacacacacacacacacacacacacagtcgttTATCTAGTTATTTAACCTGCCTCCTGCTCCCCCTCCAGACTCACCTTTCCCATGCAACATGCTGGGCGTCTTTCTCCAGAGTTAAGATTTAATTAAGCCTCATTACGAAGATCTGGACTAATTGTTTCTATTTGAGCGACACAGTATCTTGAGGTGCGCGCCGTGTGTCACCGTTTTCTGGGTCAATGCTCTCTCACTCTCCCCGCGTCGCACTCTTCTCATTTCATCTCCCGCTACAGTCGCTCTccaaacccccccacccactcttccttcctcatctccaccccccccccaccaccaccaccaccaccaccaccaccctacACTTAAttcccagcctcctcctcctcctctcctccttgtcACCCACACCCACGGTTCTATAGCTTAAGCCCCCCGACTGCATTACAACGTCTCGGCTAAGAAAAGCTGTGGCGAGATATCACCCCCAAACTGCCCAATTTCATCTTTCTCACACTCCGTGTCAAAGGCTTTTCTCGCGGCGCCATCAAGCTTGTTTAATAATCTTCCTGTTATACACCAGCGGTTTTATGTCTGGTAACTCAAGTCATCAGATTAACAGTTGCTGGCACCACCTGTCGCAAATCGATTTTATTaaagtgatttttcttttttaaattctatttattttttcattgctGTAATACACTTTTAACAACTTTAACTTGTTATTAGTTATTTCATCTCAGGCCGTATAAGTGTTACAGTTGAAAGAatttcttaattattattattattatttttttaattaattgaggTATTTTCTGATCTTTCCACAACTTAACTGCAGAAGCACCATCTTGCATAAATGTGGCCCCTGCTCATAATCACTGGCCCACGGTGCTTGTATTGATAATGTAAGTGTAATGGTTATTGGATCCCTCTTCTCCCATCACGTTTTAAGTACGAGCGTTTACACTAAAGAATGTAGTGAGAGCACTTGACTCGATGGACTGAACATTAGGGAGGGAGGAGACACTGAGGACACGAGGATAAGTTATTGGTTTAAAATCAAACGGCAAGAAAACCCGCGTCCCCAGAGACCCATTTGGTCAAACGTCTCCAAAAGCTACATTATCTGCGTCAATGACATCAACACAGTCGTTTGAGCAATGATTCACCCGGATAGGGAATCTGGCGAGGGCTGGAATTAACTGGCTCAAACAATGGGTCATGTCTATTACTGAACCGGCCTGTCATCAATCATACGAGGTGAGGCTCTTgcagaaaaattaaatacaacaacaatgaccTCAGTTTCACATTTGCGTGATGAGTGGTGCAGCTGACTATTATGGGCGTTATTCTCGGTGACCTTGGCGCTCGCTCGTGGTACGGCGCTGATGCTCGGGGGGTAGCCGGCGGTGTTAGCTCAGCTGTGTCACACTCAAGAGGCCAGAGAAGCTTCGacgtgaataaaaaaaaaaaaaaaaaaaaaaaaggaaaaaccaaTTGTGAAAAGCTACAATAAAAGTGATTGAGTGCACGTTAAACGCATGTCGTACTTTGACAGTGTCCTTGCTCATCCCTTCATCATGACCCGTCTCCCTCCTCTGCCCTCCTCTTCTGGGCGTGAAGCAACAATATGTCGTGGAAGCGACGGCGCTGGTGACATAAGATCAATGCTTCAGGGTTAACACGAATCTACACTCAGCTGATTAACCCTTGTTCTTACACTGATGCACAGCGACAGACAGGCTGTGTGAAGTACACATGTTGTAAGGCAGTCTGGCGGCGCAGCGATCACGCTCTCCATCGGCACAAAAGTTACAGAGATTCAGAGTGAAGAGCTGCCAAATACTCATGAAATATGGATCAGGCTTCCTGGTGCGTTTTCTGTAGAGGGCATTTAACAGTCATTCCGAAGGGTCGCTCAGAAACGGCGTCTTGTAATTGGGTGAGACGGTGTGAATATACAATATATTGTGACTTCTCGTGACACCACCTCATGAATATCGTGAGCTAGCATTCTAGCTCCTGTCCTGTAAAGACGATCGCGGCAGTCGGATTGAATGCCAACTAAACAGATGTTGGTGTTTAGCGGAGCATACAGCGTAAAcattgaacagttttttttttttttttttctacggaACGGGACAGAAATAGCCCCACAATATGCCCCCCTCCCACCGCCATTTTTGGTAGACACGACGCTCGCGCTGGGATCAGAGAGAATGTTTTGTGACAGATTGTTCACATGAAGCTTTGCGATTCATTAAAACCCATCAGCGAGACAGCAGACggcaagaaaaactaaaactagcACTGCTCACGTTGTCTCCATTAAGTAAACACTCATCTGggataggagaaaaaaaaaagtgacgcaTCTCGACACAACTGCAGGGCTTAGCGCTGAAAGACAACAGCTTATTTACATTCATATCCTATCCTTAGTAATGTTTTAATAGATTTTTCATAATATAAGTCTTTTTTCTTGCTTCACCGTCTCCATTAAGCTTCATCATCCTACATCAGCCTCATGTGCTATAATGTGAAGTGAATTATCTCTGTGACTGTGTATAAAAAACTCCTTGCCAGTAGTAGGATTCACTAGAAGCAGAAACTAACCCGGGACTCAAACACGCACAACCCacagacagaacacacacatacgtgtATGTGCACGAGCGCACGGTTTATATTTTGACAGACAGAAGTAATATCCTTCCCTGGATATCAGATGCAAACTGAAAGGAAACACCTGGAGGGAGAGGCACAGAACAGTGTTTcacaaagataaaaagtaaaagtagattagttattattgttgttatagACATAGTAACTTTATAATTCTTAGACGCTAAGTGTTAAACATTAAGACAAAAACCTtaaacagctaaataaaataacatcttaATGAGGCTTATAGTCTATGACATACTCTACTAAGGTATGAATGAATAGTGAAAGAGACTCACAGGAAGGACTTGACATCAAGGCCTCGATTTCGGATCTGGTCCATCATGTAATCCCAGCTGCCAGGATTTGCACGTGAGCGCCCTCCCGCTCCACCTCCCCTATAGCGGGAGGCACCTGCTGCCGCCGACGCAGCCGCCGCCGGGCCACCCCGTGCACCCCGAGGACCGCCTCGCGTACCTGCGCCCCCACCCTCACCACCGCTgccacctccctctcctctcccagcACCCCCGCCTCCCCCAGGCTGTCCAGGCGCAGTGTGTAATTGTCCCAAGCTCTGGGATGTGGTGGGGGGATGGCAGAGACCAGGGCCCGGGGGGTGGATGAGGGGCTGCTGAAGACTCTGCTGGCGCAGCAGCGTTCGAGGCCGGGCCGGCCCAGAGGAGACGTGCTCCAAAGTTGAAGCATAGGATAAGACCGGATCCCCAAAGCTAGGAGGGCAGAGGAGCAGGGATGAAAGAGAGCGTGAAGAAGGCCACGGCCGGCAGACAACAGGATTATTGGGGGGGGCAAAGGAGTCGgaggtagaggaagaggaggaggaggaagcgggaGCGGAAGAGGAGCCGTGGCAAGAGGAGGGGTGTTGGTCAGAAGCGGTGAGGtcaagagatgagatgaagtaGAAAGATAAAGAGTCATCAGAGAGGACACAAGGTGGCACGGGGCAGTAGTGAGACGCAGCAGGAGGAGTCAGGTTGACGTCAGGACGGACACAGGAAAGTTCGCCCGAACAGGAAGTTGACGGTtgagggacagaggagggaggggggtcgATGGTGTttgaagagagaggggggaaagaggCAAAGGGAGGAGTGttgggaggaggagacaggaggaggaggagagagaaagagaggaccGTGAGGCAGCAGCAGTAACAGCAGTAGCAGAAATAGCAGTAGAAGGTGCAGCCTGAGTGATGGTCGCTGTGTGCCGTGTGCTGCTCGTGCGGCTGCGGCGGCGGCCAGCCGTGCGCGGCCTGTGATCTGGCCTTGTGCGTCAGATGCGCGTGTACCTTGCGTGTCTGCGCGGCCTGAGCGTGCTGTTTGCATGAGGGTGTGTTTCGCAGTGGCCGGATGCACACTGTCCGCGCGGGCGTGGAGCGGTTGGGCGCCACGTGGCCGCGGCGGGGCGTGCGAGTCGTGGCTTTGCAGCTGCCGGGCCTCCCCGATGACGGCTTTTTGGTCTGATGAGAGATCCCCATTTCCTCCACTCGTCAGTCAACTATTTCCATCTCTGCTAGTCtcgcctccttttctctccaaGTCTTTTTCGTCTTTTAAATACGTGCTGCGCCTCCGGAGACATCCGAGCAGCCAACCAAGTTCTACAGGAGgacccccctccctctgccAGCCTCTCGTTTTCCACTCCTCCCCTTCGTAAATGCTGCTTAATTGGCTCGTCGACTTTCCTTAAATGTCACAACAGCATGGAGGTGACAGACCCTACACCTATGGCGTTATTTATGTGTCATTGCTTTCTTACACATACATGTTTTGCAGACTCTACAGTGCCTCTCATcatctttttcatattttcctccACTAACTAAATATATCCTCCTCTGTCTCAGATCGCTGTGTAACCCAGACTACCAGAATTAGGTCATGAGAGAGCTACTCACATCATTTAGGTGCAGTTTACTCGGATTTGCATTACTTCACCCGACGCAATTTTGCACAAAGCTTTTAGCGCGATATCCATCACGTTTAACGGTAATAAAAAGGACAATGGAAGATTTCATAGAGCCGGAACAGTTTGTGggcaaaactaaacaaagggGGAGAGCAAGTGCAGTCGCCTTACGACGGCGacggagagatggagagagcgATGGGAGCCATAAGAGCAGAGGGTGACGATGGAGGAAAGACGGAAAATGGGGTgcgagacacaaacacaagagacaCGGACACTTATAGCAGCCTGAAAATAGAATCCAATTATAGACAGGGgcaaaaagaaagatgagaagaggagagaaggagggaatgAGGAGCGAGGTAGTGATGAGCGTAAATGTGTTGTGGAGGAAGAAgtcgcgcgcacacacacaaagtgccAAAGGAAGGTGCAAAATTTCGGGAGGAACCAAAAATGTAACTGCCTCATTTACAAGACGCCGAATATAGACCCCGAAACATGTCATGACGTCGCGGCTGGTGGGTTACGTGCAGCCGGCGGAGAAAAGCACGCGCTTCACGTTTCGCTTTTTAAAGGCGGCTCCGGCAGCGTGTTGTTGCAGTTAGCGTGTGAAGACGAAACGGTTTGTGTTGCAGTTGCATGCTTGAAATGACGTCACAGGCCGTGCAGCTTCTCACAAAAGTAAATCATCAATCAGTCAGATTCCCAGCAGAAGCTACTGCCTGCCGTGCAGTGGCTGCAGATATGAGTCAGTGTGATGTAGCAATGTGtttggaggttctcagtcatccgggTCGTGGTAATCCAACgggcgtttaaaaaaaaaagccaactggacttgaagaagagctgaagaagctactcggattagcggcgaaacgtcttctcaaaactctacaagtccagtcgcCTTTTCTAAACGCCTTTCGGATTAGCTTCCCCAGTGCTCACACCTTGATCTCCCATTGTCACCTGAACAGCAGGCTCCTCTCTGCTGAACCCCACCTGATTCAGCTACCCTGAATCTAACAACAAGGCTAACATTTGCGTAGTGGAAACGTGTTGGCTCCCAAAGCCCGGTACTGGACTCACTTGTTCGGCTTCAATCCTCCGGACTGCATGTGGCCCTGGACGGTCTGCCACCTCCCGGCCTTGACTCCCTCTGTCACCATGCTCTTCACGCTGTCACTGCGATAAGGACCCCCCCCAGCATCCCCATGCCCAGTTGCTGCCCCCTTCTGACCCCCTGACACTGCCCCACtaagagaaagagacagggtGCAGAGATCCCACAGCAGACAGACGGTATAGGGTAGAGGAGAGTAatgacaggagaggagaaaaagaccAAAGAGTGTGAGAAAGATGCGCACAAACGCGCACACAGGAAAATAGACTGAGCAACCACTCGGCTAAGGAGGTGAGACAGATCAGTAGAGTGTGTGGAGGGGCAGGCCTAGTTCTCCAGGCCAACTGAGAGGCAGGTTGGATGGAAAGGGTCTGGAGTCCAGTGCGGAGAcgggggagggatgggggagaggagagcggggaggaggaggagaatttACAGGGAGCCTGTGGAGGGTGGAAAACCAGCAACAAGTCACTCCTCTGGGCCTGGAGGACCAATACTACAACTGCCAGCATTCACTAGAGGCAACAGTGTGCGGACACCGGTCATTTAGTtcttattttctcattcatttagGCATTTGGAGCTTGAGATGCGCTACTATACAAGGCAATTCATTGCAGCAGCTTAGAGCAATGGGAGCACTGCTTGTACTCGAGCGCCTCATAAACAAAGAATCAAGTTATGTGTGAAGTCATTCAGAGTgatattctgtttttaaaaaggggtggggggaggtgggCATCTGTTTCTGTAAGATATCCCGCTCTATTTTTAGATCTCTAATCTGCGCTTTTCACAATATCTGTCGTGCATCGATCATACTGGCCTCTAAAAAAGAACCAAGATTAATACTAAGACCTGTTTTCTGCTCAGACTTCCTCTAAAAACtggtttgaatttaaaatgtcatgttgACACTGAAAGCAGTGATGatcaaaaataaagaacattagTGCCCTCTGGTGACATGACTACACTTCATTAATATGCATGGTTCTCCTGCtcctggagacaaaaaaaaatgaaaaaaataagaggcACTGAAGATGTCGTTGTCTGGTGTGCGCACACTGGCGCACGGAGGGTGCTAGGCTAGCATCCTGTCCCTACGAAGGTCACCTTTCACATTTAACTCTGACCAATTGACCCCGGCGGGGCACGCGGGCAAGTCATCAATcacaacagcggcatggatgaCGCCGCCGGAGCAGCGGCCGGCACGGGAGACGTGGGCCTCATTCATCGAGCCAAGCACAAGGTGAACGTCTTTACTCTTTATTAAAAGTAGGAACGCAGCAAATAAATGCAGCCGTGAATCATCATCAGGTGCGTTCGCAGCAGTGCTCGCCCCTTCAGACACTGATCTGACTGCACTTCACTGAAGAGCGGAAGTGATTTGCAAAAGAAACGTAGCCACATAAAGTCAGCGGCAGTTTTTCATCGAAGCCATGATGAAATGATGACGGATAGGTAAAATATAGAGCAAGATATACTGTACAGTAAATATCATTCCTCAAACTCGAGTGcgtaattttgaaaaatgtcaatTCGCTAGTATTTTCCGAGACGATACTGTTGACAAATGCTGCGTTGGGGAGTGATCGCTGATGGTAACCTGtctgataaatgaggccccgtGTCGTTACAGAGATTGAAAGCTGCTGATCTCATGAGGATCTCAAGCAGGATATGATTTCCCAGGTGTCAGTTAGCTTTAGCGACACGTTACTGGTCGGAGTCGGGAGGTCGtcccgtctctctctcctcGTAGAGAATGCCTTCATaatgtgttcttgttttaattGAATGTCAGGATCTTGACTGATGCAAACAGATTATTTCACCATTACTGCAGCGAAAAGTTCGtcttttaacatatttattttgaaatgtgctgAAAGAACCTAATGATAAACGACGGCTTCCCAAGACACAAACAGTGCGTCTGAAGCCGACATTAAGATCAGCAGCCATCATCTTAGAGTTTTCAGACACTAATCCATATATCCACCGCGTTCATAAGCACACTGCTGCCTCTTTTCTGCAGGCAATTTAACACTGAATCCTCAGCGGCTAAAGATGACCAGTTATTAGACAGTTTATGTGACAGACGCCTGGTAGCAGGATGTCTAAGCTTAGAGCCTTCTCAGTGTCCAAAGGGAGATATGCATGACCTTGCCAGTGCTTTATTGAATTCAAGTGCCTagtgagtgaaaaaaaaaaaaaaactttcattgcAGCAAGGAAAAACACTTATactttgttttccaaaaatgagAGACAACATATGCAGTTCAAGGGATTGTCATGTTAGTGCAGCACACGttagttgttgtgttgatggggATTAGAGGCACAGAcggatgcaaaaacaacaagcGGCGCCACACGGCAACCTGGTGTAACGGTCAACCCTCCACAACGACAAATTCCCGTTCACACaagcagaggagagggaggtaCGCCGATCACAGAGAAGGTGGGTTAAGGTACGCACATCTCTTTTGGAGAGGAAAACTACGAGGGTTGtccgtctccatggttacactCCATGGGAGAGAGGTGAGAGGTTAGAGGTCAGGTGTTAGTGTGAGGGCGGCAGGGCTGTAGGGAGTGGGGGGGCATCGTGAACGTGCTCCTCTGTGTTCATTTGAAGGTGACAAGATGCGAGGGGAAGCAGCAGAAATTAGCCCGAGGGGGGGTTcgggtgaggggaggggggactGTGATGCTGCTCTGCCGCTGCAATAATAGTTAAATGGTTGTCGCGGGATGCCAGCATGTGCATGCATGGCATTTCCAACACGCACATTTCCCAAGCAGATTATGAGTAATCATTAGTAATCATCCGTGCCCTCCAGTGTGCTAACATCAGATGGGTTGTTATTGTTGTCGTTATTACTATTGATGACGGAAATTACATTATACAACCAAAACAGGTCCATAAATGTGAAGTTTGTGTTTACTGCAACGCTGTGACATTTATGGAATAGGCTTTTTAACAAAAAAGGGCCTTTAGCTAAATATGCCACATGTTCTTTATGATAAAAAACAATCTGAGGAGTTGAAGCATTATTGAGATTATGAAACTAGCTGGATTTAATAAGCTGTAGGGCATCACGATATACCATGGTTCAATTTTATGAGCGACTAGTGGgtgcttttaaaaaaaggggggaaggttgagggaggagaggaggaaaggaagggaaaggaATGAGGGGAACTaaaaggaaaaggggagagagCGGCACTGCCCCTGCCTCATTACAGCCCTGCTCAAGGGGAAGTCTCTTACCAGCCTTGGACCAAGACTCACTTGAGCGTGAGGCGAGGATCTCCATATGGGGCATAGGGAGAAATGTTTAGTACGAACTCCTTGGGCGGATAGGAGCTCCACCTCTGCTGCACTGTGCTGCTGTCATTGTTATTCCAAAAGTCTCTGTCTAGATCACTGCGgccaaagagagagacaggtcaGAGCAACACAACTGTGGACAGCCTTGGCACCAACCAACCACTCGCAACCAGGCGCTCCTCCGTTCGGAGAGGATGCCGGGCTCGGTTTGAGGAGGCGGGTTGTTCTTACAGCTGCATCAAATGGGAGTTTGAAACACCACATGCCCCGGATTATTGTCTACTTTTCTACCTGAAGTAGATAAGTTACCATAGTGGTTCGatttggaaaaaggaaaaaaaaaaaaaagaaaaaaaaaagtagcagccTGGGGGGAAAGAGGCATTCACAAAAGCATTTCATAAAGCAATGTACTGTAGCAAagataaagagacagaaaaaggagaTAGATAGCGAGAAAGGAATCATAATTTCATGAATACATACAGCACGTGATTACATTCTGTTCATCGAGCATAGCACCACTGATGAAAGACATTTGAGTAAACATTAAGAAGTCGGGGCCCCGTCCTCGGCGAGTGCAGTGAGGAAGCGTGAACGCATGAGACACAAGGCAGAGAGATAAACCACACACAGtcaaaggcagaggaggaaaaggtgaGCAGAGTCACTGATGTCATACAAAAGTCACACGGCAGTGGTCATAGGTGTAGCACAGGGACAGAGCAGGAGAGAAAGGCAGTGCACAGAGAGTAGGAGTCTCAAGCTGAAATGGCCAACAGAGCACACCAATGCTGCTGGAGCCGGTGAGAAAGGAAACGCAAAAAATTTTAGACATTGAAGAACCCAAGTCAGAATACATTCACATACGGTAGCCCAGCAGCAGTCCGTACAGAAAATTAAACTCACAGACGGAAAAATAGCTGAGGCAAAATCAGGCTATAGAAGAAAAGTAGTGGTGAGCGGGTTAATAGAGGCATTTAGTggaataaagaaatatatttagCATTATAAATCTGACATTTTCTGGTACTGACCTACGGCCCTGTATTATTAAGAACAGGAAATGCCTTAATCTAGGTTTGAGCCCTGTAAGAAATGTTAGAACAGAATCTTCCCAAACATTCATACCATTTCAACGAGCCGCCGTCTAAAGCGTCGCAGAGGCGCGGCACTTAAAGGAGAGCTATCTCACGACCCATAAGATAAAAGCAGGAGCGCACTCATCCCACCGAAAGCTTCGTAGGTACGGTAATGCAGATTTAATCTAAACTGATTAAATCACTAACCTTTCATTTATTGCGCCCCTGAACATGCTCTTGTGGAGATTGGGCTCTTCAAGATAAAACAACAGGGCTCATTTTCTGCCTTGTTTGTCTAGTGCACAATGAGGGACTCAAAGCTGAACCGCATGGAGTTCATTATCACCAGATTTTTCTACCCCAACCAGTTACCAGGCACTTACTTGATGGCTTTCTTCTCCCCTCGCCCACGTGCAGAGTCTGGAGTGTCTGCTGTCTCCACTCCTGGCTTATTCCTCTTCCCCTTGAGCCaagcagaaggaggagatgacagagaaacaaaaggtTAGCTTAGATTTTTCCTTTGAAGTTGTTTTCGCCGCACTA is part of the Mugil cephalus isolate CIBA_MC_2020 chromosome 10, CIBA_Mcephalus_1.1, whole genome shotgun sequence genome and encodes:
- the syt7a gene encoding rabphilin-3A isoform X1, which codes for MGISHQTKKPSSGRPGSCKATTRTPRRGHVAPNRSTPARTVCIRPLRNTPSCKQHAQAAQTRKVHAHLTHKARSQAAHGWPPPQPHEQHTAHSDHHSGCTFYCYFCYCCYCCCLTVLSFSLLLLLSPPPNTPPFASFPPLSSNTIDPPPSSVPQPSTSCSGELSCVRPDVNLTPPAASHYCPVPPCVLSDDSLSFYFISSLDLTASDQHPSSCHGSSSAPASSSSSSSTSDSFAPPNNPVVCRPWPSSRSLSSLLLCPPSFGDPVLSYASTLEHVSSGPARPRTLLRQQSLQQPLIHPPGPGLCHPPTTSQSLGQLHTAPGQPGGGGGAGRGEGGGSGGEGGGAGTRGGPRGARGGPAAAASAAAGASRYRGGGAGGRSRANPGSWDYMMDQIRNRGLDVKSFLEGKLVVLALTIGVAEQDDFANIPDLQETAQAAPPANQEPPPEKRGNKPANSPKGQPPDADGHSSVTDLANSLTGDMVMLSPGSEDDDGEGPISEKLGRIQFSIGYSFQNTTLTVKVLRGQDLPAKDFSGTSDPFVKIYLLPDKKHKLETKVKRKNLNPHWNETFLFEGFPYEKVRERTLYLQVLDYDRFSRNDPIGEVSIPLNKVELGQIKTFWKELKPCSDGSGRRGDLLLSLCYNPTANTITVNIIKARNLKAMDIGGTSDPYVKVWLMHKDKRVEKKKTVTMKRCLNPVFNESFPFDVPAHVLRETTIIITVMDKDRLSRNDVIGKIYLSWKSGPGEVKHWKDMLARPRTNVAQWHALKA